In Ostrea edulis chromosome 4, xbOstEdul1.1, whole genome shotgun sequence, a single window of DNA contains:
- the LOC125670257 gene encoding protein Fer3-like: MAEINNSKNDKGIQYSELQSGRVMQELVKMESFVLPSSVIRAMNTDSTHKSTVPCTLMLSVGEWNSLPADDADTGSYGTPSSYLPSDSDTPLSTPDTPLTPRHGIPRPNHFLFPGDSGFNPNNIFPSNGEKFSLKSTSRPKKRCSVAPSRDILKRRRLAANARERRRMESLNVAFDRLREVIPSAGEDQKLSKYETLQMAQSYIGALQDLLEKK; this comes from the coding sequence ATGGCAGAAATTAATAATTCAAAGAACGATAAAGGAATACAATATTCTGAGCTACAGTCGGGAAGAGTTATGCAGGAACTTGTAAAGATGGAATCGTTTGTGCTGCCCTCCTCCGTCATTCGGGCTATGAATACAGACTCCACTCACAAGTCTACAGTGCCATGCACGCTGATGCTTTCTGTGGGAGAGTGGAATAGTCTTCCTGCGGACGATGCAGACACTGGAAGTTATGGGACCCCTTCTTCGTATCTCCCTAGTGACAGTGACACGCCTCTATCCACCCCCGACACCCCTCTGACTCCACGCCACGGGATACCGCGACCTAACCATTTCTTATTTCCAGGAGACTCTGGATTTAATCCTAATAACATTTTCCCTTCAAACGGAGaaaagttttcattaaaaagtACAAGCAGACCTAAAAAGAGATGTTCAGTAGCTCCAAGTAGAGACATTCTGAAGCGCAGACGACTCGCGGCTAATGCACGGGAAAGGAGGCGAATGGAAAGTCTTAACGTGGCGTTTGATCGTCTGCGAGAAGTGATTCCGTCTGCTGGGGAGGACCAGAAACTCTCAAAGTACGAAACTCTGCAAATGGCTCAAAGTTATATTGGAGCGCTGCAGGATCTGCtggagaaaaaatga